TGTGATCGCCGCCGTCAGCGTGGTCTTGCCGTGGTCTACGTGGCCGATCGTGCCAATGTTTACGTGCGGTTTGTTCCGCTCAAATTTAGCCTTAGCCATTTGATCTTTTCCTCCTTAATGTTTATAAGCCCCAATTATTCATCTTTTTTACAGCAAATTATATTTGCAAGATCAACAGGGTAAAAAATGGAGCGGGTGATGGGAATCGAACCCACGTAGCCAGCTTGGGAAGCTGGAACTCTACCATTGAGTTACACCCGCATGGACAAACCTGAAGCTGAGATTAATTGTACTAAAATAGCCCCTGTTTGTCAATATCGATTTACGCTTGAACCCCGCAGAAAATAGCGACAAAGTTACTCTTCCTCCAGGTATTTCTCCAGCTTCTTTTTCACCCGCTGCAGCGCATTGTCGATGCTCTTGACCCGCCGGTCCAGTTTCTCGGCGATCTCCTGATAAGAACGCCCCTGAAGATAGGCGGTAAGCACCTCCCATTCAAAATCGCTGAGCAGCTCCCCGATCTTCTCTTCGATGTGGTTAAAATCCTCCTGGTTGATGATCATGTCCTCC
Above is a genomic segment from Luoshenia tenuis containing:
- a CDS encoding GTP-binding protein — its product is MAKAKFERNKPHVNIGTIGHVDHGKTTLTAAIT